A single genomic interval of Cucumis sativus cultivar 9930 chromosome 7, Cucumber_9930_V3, whole genome shotgun sequence harbors:
- the LOC101213429 gene encoding uncharacterized protein C57A10.07: MSNFSYGSPSPKSFNAYPRGGDLDLESGATLKRIRKSKSSQIYLVRMLKSVGNRIHYYYKLHPVIVLFIFLSIGVTLLMILSVYESHYRMANYYGKLSVVSEAFPFAKLQNLVMVAGHSVYVSSSCEKVEKEDSWVLESYQKHPGQAATFISHIKEGVEIAAMDDAALLLFSGGETRKNAGPRSEAQSYWAVAESKGWFGNKENVRSRALTEEHARDSFENLLFSICRFRELTGKYPQNITVVSYDFKEKRFANLHRSAINFPKSRFFYAGTPASMTSKEAALKGEALVRAQFQDDPFGCQGSLYRKKLGRDPFHRSIPYPNGCPEIAGLFRYCRTDPYPGFLPWTK; this comes from the exons ATGAGCAATTTTTCATATGGGTCACCGAGTCCTAAGTCCTTCAATGCATATCCAAGAGGAGGCGACTTGGATTTAGAATCTGGAGCAACCCTGAAAAGAATTCGCAAGTCCAAAAGTTCCCAAATCTATCTCGTTAGAATGCTTAAATCTGTTGGTAACCGTATCCACTACTATTACAAGTTGCACCCAGTTATAGTCCTGTTCATCTTTTTGTCAATTGGGGTGACACTTCTTATGATCCTGTCTGTGTACGAAAGTCATTATCGGATGGCGAATTATTACGGGAAATTGAGTGTAGTTTCTGAAGCATTCCCATTTGCGAAGCTTCAGAATCTTGTTATGGTTGCGGGTCATTCGGTTTATGTTAGTAGCAGTTGTGAGAAAGTTGAGAAGGAAGATTCTTGGGTTTTGGAATCGTATCAGAAGCATCCAGGCCAAGCTGCTACGTTTATTTCACATATTAAAGAGGGAGTTGAGATTGCAGCGATGGACGATGCAGCATTGTTGCTGTTTAGTGGTGGTGAGACTAGGAAAAATGCTGGTCCCAGAAGTGAGGCACAGAGTTATTGGGCTGTTGCTGAATCAAAAGGATGGTTTG GAAATAAAGAGAATGTGAGGTCAAGAGCACTCACAGAGGAGCATGCGCGGGATAGCTTTGAGAATCTTCTATTCAGCATTTGTCGGTTCCGAGAGCTAACTGGGAAATATCCTCAAAACATTACC GTGGTAAGCTACGATTTTAAAGAGAAGAGATTTGCAAATCTGCATAGGTCTGCCATTAACTTTCCGAAATCAAGGTTTTTCTATGCCGGCACACCAGCTTCAATGACTTCGAAAGAAGCTGCTCTAAAGGGCGAAGCATTGGTACGAGCTCAGTTCCAAGATGATCCCTTTGGATGCCAAGGTTCTCTCTACCGCAAAAAGCTTGGACGAGACCCTTTTCATCGGTCGATACCTTATCCCAATGGCTGTCCTGAGATTGCTGGCCTTTTCAGATATTGCAGAACAGATCCTTATCCTGGATTCCTGCCATGGACTAAATGA
- the LOC101213184 gene encoding pathogen-related protein, which translates to MSSSGTNEDPYRWILNGDVEKNTTWKFGAPPNYEAVNKLFEQGRTKIWPPGSLEEEVQNLVKSWEVENINKVIPEDFKIMDPNKVTFSLNGRKPITLEEKRKLGGGYNASLQTSLPAEYRLYDPKQETAETSNKLFTSTFPRGFALEIVQVYTGPPLIVYKFRHWAYMEGPYKGHAPTGELIELYGIGIFELDENKKIVKVEQFYDPAQLLGPLVKGPKLDDSAEKGKELSSCPMLQNLG; encoded by the exons ATGAGTTCAAGTGGAACTAATGAAGATCCTTATCGGTGGATATTGAATGGAGATGTTGAGAAGAACACCACATGGAAATTTGGAGCGCCGCCTAACTATGAAGCTGTTAACAAGCTTTTTGAACAAGGAAGAACTAAG ATTTGGCCTCCCGGATCTCTAGAAGAAGAGGTGCAAAACTTGGTGAAGAGTTGGGAAGTGGAAAATATCAACAAAGTAATACCTGAGGACTTCAAAATAATGGATCCCAACAAAGTAACTTTCAGTCTAAATG GAAGGAAGCCCATCACCTTGgaggagaaaagaaagttaggAGGAGGGTATAATGCTTCACTTCAAACTTCTCTTCCTGCAGAGTACAGATTGTACGACCCGAAACAAGAAACAGCAGAGACATCTAATAAACTTTTCACCTCAACTTTTCCACGTGGGTTTGCTCTTGAGATCGTTCAGGTTTACACGGGGCCACCGCTGATTGTGTACAAGTTCAGGCATTGGGCATACATGGAGGGTCCTTACAAAGGGCATGCTCCTACAGGTGAATTGATTGAGTTGTATGGCATTGGGATCTTTGAG TTGGATGAGAATAAGAAGATCGTGAAGGTGGAGCAATTTTATGATCCTGCACAGTTGCTTGGACCTCTTGTGAAGGGTCCTAAGCTGGATGATTCTGCTGAGAAAGGGAAGGAACTCTCGAGCTGTCCAATGCTACAAAATTTGGGATAA
- the LOC101210351 gene encoding serine carboxypeptidase-like 42, whose protein sequence is MGRWGSSGVLFLFGFLWLLSGGAKGFPSEDLVLRLPGQPPVSFKQYAGYVDIDLKNGRSLFYYFVEAEEQPEKKPLTLWLNGGPGCSSIGGGAFTELGPFYPSGDGRGLRKNPMSWNKASNLLFVESPAGVGWSYSNTSSDYNCGDASTARDMHMFFMNWYEKFPSFKSRALYLTGESYAGHYIPQLAIALLDHNAKSSGFKFNIKGVAIGNPLLKLDRDVPATYEYFWSHGMISDEIGITIMSECDFEDYTFASPHNESHSCNEAISIANQVVGNYINNYDVILDVCYPSIVEQELRLRKMASKISLGVDVCMTMERKFYFNLQEVQEALHANRTKLPYRWSMCSSMINYSDTDGNINILPLIRRIIEFQIPVWVFSGDQDSVVPLLGSRTLVRELAHDLKFKITVPYGTWFHKGQVGGWVIEYGNLLTFATVRGAAHMVPYAQPSRALHLFSSFVGGRRLPNSTRPSIGD, encoded by the exons ATGGGTCGGTGGGGTTCTAGTGGGGTTTTGTTTCTGTTTGGTTTTCTCTGGTTACTCAGCGGCGGAGCTAAGGGGTTTCCAAGTGAAGATCTGGTGCTGCGGCTGCCGGGTCAACCGCCGGTTAGCTTTAAACAGTATGCTGGGTATGTTGACatagatttgaaaaatgggaGGAGTTTGTTCTATTATTTCGTTGAAGCAGAGGAGCAGCCAGAGAAGAAACCTCTCACTCTGTGGCTCAATGGAG GTCCTGGTTGTTCTTCTATTGGTGGAGGTGCTTTTACAGAGTTGGGTCCTTTTTATCCCAGTGGGGATGGAAGAGGCCTCAGGAAGAATCCCATGTCTTGGAATAAAG CTTCAAACCTTCTCTTTGTTGAATCTCCTGCTGGAGTGGGATGGTCATACTCAAACACAAGTTCAGATTACAACTGTGGGGATGCCTCAACTG CCAGGGATAtgcatatgttttttatgAATTGGTATGAGAAGTTTCCATCATTTAAAAGCAGGGCGCTGTATCTTACTGGCGAAAGTTATGCAG GGCATTACATACCACAGTTGGCTATTGCTCTATTGGATCATAATGCAAAGTCCAGCGGTTTCAAGTTCAACATCAAAGGAGTTGCT ATTGGGAATCCTCTATTGAAACTCGATAGAGATGTTCCAGCAACATATGAGTATTTTTGGTCACACGGAATGATTTCAGATGAAATTGGCATTACCATCATGAGCGAATGTGATTTCGAGGATTATACTTTTGCAAGTCCTCACAATGAGTCACATTCATGCAATGAAGCCATATCCATAGCAAACCAAGTTGTTGGGAATTACATAAACAATTACGATGTCATACTTGACGTGTGCTATCCATCTATAGTGGAGCAAGAGCTGCGGTTGAGGAAAATG GCTTCGAAGATTAGTTTGGGGGTTGATGTCTGCATGACCATGGAACGAAAATTCTACTTCAACCTTCAAGAGGTTCAGGAAGCCCTTCATGCTAACCGTACCAAATTGCCTTACCGTTGGTCGATGTGCAGTTC TATGATAAATTACAGCGACACCGATGGTAACATCAACATACTTCCGTTGATTAGAAGGATAATCGAATTTCAAATCCCAGTTTGGGTATTCAG TGGGGATCAAGATTCTGTCGTACCCTTGTTGGGATCTCGAACTCTCGTCCGTGAACTCGCACATGAtctaaagttcaaaattacgGTCCCATATGGGACTTGGTTCCACAAAGGCCAG GTTGGAGGTTGGGTGATCGAGTATGGAAATCTGTTGACGTTTGCGACAGTAAGGGGCGCTGCTCATATGGTACCTTATGCGCAGCCATCTAGAGCATTGCATCTGTTTAGTTCATTTGTTGGTGGCCGGAGACTGCCTAATTCAACTCGCCCTTCAATTGGGGATTAG